A region from the Ensifer canadensis genome encodes:
- a CDS encoding energy-coupling factor ABC transporter ATP-binding protein — protein sequence MILEARDLEYRYEDGTLALDRASLAIRGHEKLAILGANGAGKSTLLSLLNGSLRPSAGKVLLNGGPVAYSRKALTELRSQVGLVLQDPDDQLFAATVFEDVSFGPLNLGLSVAEARVRVSDALDAIGIAPLSHRPTHLLSFGQRKRVAIAGVLAMSPSVLLLDEPTAGLDPAGVEDLTETLHALAAQGVAVVVATHDMDMTYAWADRVAVFAKGKILIEDTPDKLFGMENFGERTGLRLPLVYQLGKGLTALGLMPGQDIMPRGVDELLRCISAQNDSRHS from the coding sequence ATGATCCTTGAAGCCCGTGACTTAGAATACAGATACGAAGATGGCACGCTTGCTCTAGATCGCGCGTCGCTGGCCATCCGGGGCCACGAGAAGCTTGCAATTCTGGGCGCCAATGGCGCCGGAAAATCGACCTTGCTGTCCCTGCTCAACGGTTCACTCAGGCCATCTGCGGGGAAAGTCCTGCTGAATGGCGGACCCGTTGCCTACAGCCGAAAGGCTCTCACCGAATTGAGATCCCAGGTTGGGCTCGTCCTGCAGGACCCTGATGACCAATTGTTTGCCGCAACCGTCTTCGAGGACGTCTCCTTCGGGCCACTTAATCTTGGCCTGTCCGTCGCTGAGGCCCGGGTCCGCGTGTCGGATGCACTTGACGCAATCGGGATCGCGCCGCTGTCGCATCGCCCCACACATCTGCTGAGCTTTGGCCAGCGTAAGCGCGTGGCAATCGCAGGCGTTCTTGCCATGTCTCCGTCCGTTCTCCTTCTTGATGAGCCGACGGCCGGCCTCGATCCTGCGGGTGTTGAGGATCTTACCGAAACGCTGCATGCCTTAGCGGCGCAAGGAGTAGCAGTGGTAGTCGCTACCCATGACATGGATATGACCTATGCCTGGGCTGACAGGGTGGCGGTCTTTGCCAAAGGCAAGATCCTGATCGAAGACACGCCGGACAAGCTGTTCGGCATGGAAAATTTCGGCGAGCGAACCGGTCTGCGCCTTCCGCTCGTCTATCAGCTGGGGAAAGGACTGACAGCGTTGGGCTTGATGCCGGGTCAGGACATCATGCCCCGTGGCGTGGATGAACTTCTGAGGTGCATTTCCGCTCAAAATGACAGTCGACACTCGTAA